Proteins co-encoded in one Leishmania panamensis strain MHOM/PA/94/PSC-1 chromosome 22 sequence genomic window:
- a CDS encoding exosome complex exonuclease RRP45-like protein (TriTrypDB/GeneDB-style sysID: LpmP.22.1480) has translation MLYRTAVPVPADALVQRNVEFTRTAWKAGLRPDQREANQLRVVEINFPLLSRDVVQVRCGNTVATATVNCDLVEPSPYRPKHGFFEVHARQLLHERDPLDQSKEIKRISMYLTRLFTGSVLETEGLCVIPGRRVWSIDAEVIIMNNDGNVQDVGQWAVMAALQHVRRPELTIRGDDVIVHPPHEREPVPLPLHHIPLSFTFAVCANPQEVQLAVRASTLRRGQTPRAGASSDANADEDDGEEKELGWSSDALQVVVDPALEEVAAAACTVSVAVNGEGHVCSLEKADGCDVSIACLEKCMETATKLTQALLTQMKESMEAHNLKRKETVRSQFLWAQQRRGIQAVATQEEEGESASKKAKAEE, from the coding sequence ATGTTGTACCGCACGGCCGTGCCAGTACCGGCTGACGCACTTGTGCAGCGCAACGTGGAGTTCACGCGGACTGCGTGGAAGGCCGGCCTCCGTCCTGATCAGCGAGAGGCGAATCAGCTGCGGGTGGTGGAGATCAACTTCCCGCTGCTCTCCCGTGACGTGGTGCAGGTGAGATGCGGCAACACCGTCGCCACGGCCACCGTCAACTGCGACCTTGTAGAGCCCTCCCCGTACCGTCCAAAGCACGGCTTCTTCGAGGTGCACGCCCGCCAGTTGCTGCACGAGCGCGACCCTCTCGATCAATCCAAGGAAATCAAGCGCATCAGCATGTACCTGACGCGACTCTTCACCGGCAGTGTGCTGGAGACGGAGGGCTTGTGCGTTATTCCTGGCCGCCGCGTCTGGAGCATCGATGCAGAGGTGATCATTATGAACAACGATGGTAACGTACAAGACGTGGGGCAATGGGCTGTGATGGCCGCCCTGCAACATGTGCGAAGGCCCGAGCTCACGATTCGCGGTGACGACGTGATTGTGCACCCTCCACATGAGCGGGAGCCGGTGCCACTCCCGCTGCATcacatccctctctcttttacgTTTGCCGTTTGCGCCAATCcacaggaggtgcagctggcggTGCGTGCGTCCACGCTGCGCCGTGGACAAACACCTCGAGCCGGCGCTTCCTCCGATGCGAACgcggacgaggacgacggtgaagagaaagagctcGGCTGGTCAAGTGACGCGCTGCAGGTAGTGGTAGATCCGGCACTCGAAGaagttgccgctgccgcgtgcACGGTGTCGGTGGCTGTGAACGGAGAGGGCCACGTATGCTCGCTAGAGAAGGCAGATGGCTGCGATGTGTCGATCGCGTGCCTGGAGAAGTGTATGGAGACTGCCACAAAGCTcacgcaggcgctgctgacgcagaTGAAGGAGTCGATGGAGGCGCACAATCTGAAGCGCAAGGAGACGGTGCGCAGTCAGTTTCTCTgggcccagcagcgccgaggtATCCAGGCTGTTGCGACccaggaggaagagggggaaagcgCTAGCAAGAAGgccaaggcggaggagtgA
- a CDS encoding hypothetical protein (TriTrypDB/GeneDB-style sysID: LpmP.22.1470), which translates to MPTGVSMSSNWRLFADRSWALSQRMALHSPFHLKSLSLTCSSTLCSVRPASSRTSRTPVSTSTAKRKSKKSPTTSTGVSPRTGAAASSSQEPSAASLVAAEEHQLTESDVRLAMRTVMASHFSLVQHSRKPAKVQIAKERLAIEERHQDRQRRLLEKDENSLQLLGADGMVIGEGILPLLAAAKKNPYDETSTRRSMALPDSGAWRALNPVGLSASQVGASAFLPGGGDGDDDAGTLSGTDYASFLERSEAVSIGGSKGEEAETDAWKSATLAALSVPDLSVYDADHDFRISSEEAMRGVEESGSKVVSSSTGGTAAVQAERLGVSTGLDPLSTRPGVSKAAAAAMQRQFDEDEDPDYTVAIFTDDKEDPLSL; encoded by the coding sequence ATGCCCACCGGTGTGAGCATGAGCAGCAACTGGCGCTTGTTCGCCGATCGTAGTTGGGCGCTCTCGCAGCGGATGGCTTTGCACTCGCCCTTTCACCTAAAGTCGCTCTCGCTCACCTGCTCGAGCACGCTGTGCAGCGTGCGCCCTGCCTCGAGTCGCACCTCCCGTACGCCAGTGTCGACCTCCACGGCAAAGCGCAAGTCCAAGAAATCTCCCACGACGTCGACTGGTGTCAGTCCCAGGACAGGGgctgcagcttcttcttcccaggagcccagcgccgcttccCTGGTCGCAGCGGAGGAGCATCAGCTGACGGAGAGTGATGTGCGGCTTGCTATGCGCACGGTCATGGCGTCGCACTTCAGCCTCGTCCAGCACTCCCGCAAACCGGCGAAGGTTCAGATCGCAAAAGAGCGGCTGGCAATCGAGGAAAGGCATCAGGACCGGCAACGGCGTCTCCTCGAGAAGGATGAGAActcactgcagctgctcgggGCGGACGGCATGGTGATAGGCGAAGGcatccttcctcttcttgctgCAGCAAAGAAGAACCCCTACGACGAGACTAGCACCCGCCGTTCTATGGCATTGCCTGACAGTGGCGCGTGGCGAGCGCTGAACCCAGTCGGTCTTTCAGCATCGCAAGTCGGCGCGTCCGCCTTTCTTCCGggaggcggcgatggcgacgacgacgctggcACGCTGAGTGGGACTGACTATGCATCTTTTCTCGAACGCTCTGAGGCAGTGTCGATTGGCGgcagcaaaggagaggaggcggagacggACGCGTGGAAGTCGGCCACTCTGGCCGCACTGAGCGTACCTGATCTCTCAGTCTACGACGCCGACCACGATTTTCGCATCAGCAGTGAGGAGGCGATGCGAGGAGTAGAGGAGAGCGGCTCCAAGGTGGTGTCTTCGAGCActggcggcaccgctgcggtgcaggCAGAGCGACTCGGCGTGTCGACTGGCTTAGATCCCTTGTCTACACGCCCAGGTGTGTccaaggcagcggcggcggcaatgcAGCGTCAATTCGATGAAGACGAGGACCCCGACTACACTGTTGCGATCTTCACCGATGACAAGGAGGATCCGTTGAGCTTGTGA